A single genomic interval of Apteryx mantelli isolate bAptMan1 chromosome 19, bAptMan1.hap1, whole genome shotgun sequence harbors:
- the MRPL27 gene encoding large ribosomal subunit protein bL27m translates to MAALRQLLLAAPRTSLVAVRCASKKAGGSSKNLGGRSPGKRYGAKKVDGTFVHAGNILATQRLIRWHPGAHVGIGRNKTLYALEDGIVRYTKEVYVPPPRSSESREVICQLPKGAILYKTFISVIPTTEVGSFKLVNML, encoded by the exons ATGGCGGCGCTGAGGCAGCTGC TTCTAGCTGCTCCGCGAACAAGCCTGGTTGCTGTGAGATGTGCTTCTAAGAAAGCTGGGGGCAGCTCAAAAAATTTAggtggtcgcagccctgggaaaCGCTATGGAGCAAAAAAAGTAGATG GTACATTTGTGCACGCAGGCAACATTTTGGCTACACAGCGGTTGATACGCTGGCATCCAGGGGCTCAT GTGGGGATAGGCCGTAACAAGACACTTTACGCTCTGGAGGATGGGATTGTGAGATACACCAAAGAGGTCTACGTACCTCCGCCCCGCAGCAGTGAGAGCAGGGAGGTGATCTGTCAACTACCGAAAGGAGCAATTCTTTACAAAACCTTCATCAGTGTTATCCCTACCACGGAAGTAGGAAGCTTCAAACTGGTCAACATGCTTTGA
- the LRRC59 gene encoding leucine-rich repeat-containing protein 59, translating into MARGGGGGGRGVNLKDKLDGNELDLSLCDLSEVPVRELAALPKATILDLSCNNLISLPSDFCSLMHLVKLDLSKNRLQQLPLDFGRLVNLQHLDLLNNRLVTLPVSFAQLKNLKWLDLKDNPLDPVLAKVAGDCLDEKQCKQAAVKVLQHMRAIQSEQDRERQRKLQAEREMEKKREAEQRAREAQERELRKREKAEEKERRRREYDALRAAKQEMEKQTKKETVQTRKPSSNSRPPQPPRHKHSWSRSVLRLLLFMLLCVLCTLAVCKLTELQHQPLCISVNTLYEDVVAALQNHKTLQNMLHQNSQQ; encoded by the exons atggcgcgcggcggcggcggcggcggcaggggggtgAACCTGAAGGACAAGCTGGACGGCAACGAGCTGGACCTGAGCCTGTGCGACCTCAGCGAGGTGCCGGTGCGCGAGCTG gctGCCCTTCCGAAAGCTACTATATTGGATTTGTCCTGTAATAACCTCATTTCTCTGCCG TCGGACTTCTGTAGTTTGATGCATCTGGTGAAACTGGATTTGAGTAAAAATCGGCTTCAACAACTGCCCTTGGACTTTGGCCGCCTGGTCAATCTGCAGCACCTGGACCTTCTGAACAACCGTTTAGTCACCCTGCCAGTCAGCTTTGCACAGCTCAAG AATCTGAAGTGGCTGGATCTGAAGGACAATCCCCTGGATCCTGTTCTTGCTAAAGTAGCAGGAGACTGTCTGGATGAGAAGCAGTGTAAACAGGCTGCTGTCAAG GTACTGCAGCATATGAGAGCAATCCAATCTGAGCAGGATCGAGAAAGGCAACGGAAGCTCCAAGCAGAGCGAG AAATGGAGAAGAAACGTGAAGCAGAACAGCGAGCAAGGGAGGCTCAAGAGAGGGAACTGCGGAAgcgagagaaggcagaagaaaaggaacGCAGAAGACGAGAGTATGATGCTCTGAGAGCTGCAAAACAGGAGATGgaaaagcaaactaaaaaagAAACTGTTCAGACTCGAA AGCCCTCCTCCAACTCTCGTCCACCTCAACCACCGAGGCACAAGCACTCCTGGTCCCGGTCAGTGTTGAGGCTCCTGCTCTTCATGCTGCTGTGCGTTCTCTGTACTTTGGCTGTCTGCAAGCTGACAGAGCTGCAACATCAACCTCTGTGCATCAGTGTGAACACTCTCTATGAGGATGTGGTAGCTGCTCTGCAAAACCACAAAACCCTGCAAAATATGCTTCACCAGAACTCACAGCAGTGA
- the EME1 gene encoding crossover junction endonuclease EME1, with product MAAESDEEVLPTFAFLQQPPPGRAQRAVVACSSDSERSSLPSPRRRRAPGSQAASPGVEAVVMLSSDSESEVEIVPLSERLKGKLHDSGLCKTSVVPFEAPQPGSGDAASRAGGTGLCQSTDQLAPDSRGQSLPKSSEVPRALAPSGEVSCSSQNDDVCSSGRPPLCPLPDCSSDSAARSSRFLGKEASLETSPPPKKSKYSQKERETVSQAAWQRRKEREARKRQQEQEKERKKALANMLKAQRPGECQKYITVVLDPVLLQVEGGGQVLSALQSGNYSCVIESQTVPCSITWRRRAVSSQIEEESGWTEEPNVLVLLRLEEFLSMVHNYKQEVQGCTEGQKETLQSFVARVIEKMPGKILALAVVEVENYFRSLRAQSKKRLQQAVVNGDQAEEQGKRRKKKAKDSGPDVSRLDVEDALVDLQLQTQVQVRLAESWEELGEFVSMFTKAVAEAPYKREREKTGFSFYLENEWCRGVKVDPSGKGLLEVWKRQIQQFNRVSLEMAEAIVSAYPSPQLLDQAYCKCSSEEERENMLANILVRRGDGVTATSRRIGPELSRRVYLQMTSHDPDLCLDFTE from the exons ATGGCGGCGGAGAGCGACGAGGAGGTGCTGCCCACCTTCGCCTTCCTGCAGCAGCCGCCTCCAGGGCGGGCGCAGCGGGCCGTGGTGGCCTGTAGCTCGGACTCCGAGCGCTCCTCGCTCCCTTCCCCGAGGCGCCGAAGGGCTCCCGGCAGCCAGGCTGCCAGCCCGGGCGTGGAAGCGGTTGTGATGCTGAGCAGTGACAGCGAGAGTGAGGTAGAGATCGTCCCGCTGTCGGAGAGGCTAAAGGGGAAACTGCACGACAGCGGGCTCTGCAAAACGAGCGTTGTGCCTTTCGAGGCCCCCCAGCCGGGCAGCGGGGATGCTGCAAGCAGAGCTGGGGGGACTGGGCTCTGCCAGAGCACTGACCAGTTGGCTCCTGACAGCAGAGGACAGTCTCTTCCAAAGTCTTCCGAGGTCCCGAGAGCCCTGGCACCGTCTGGAGAAGTGTCTTGTAGTAGCCAAAACGATGACGTGTGCAGTTCTGGGAGACCACCTTTGTGCCCGCTGCCAGACTGTTCGTCTGATTCTGCAGCCCGAAGTAGCAGGTTCTTGGGAAAAGAAGCAAGTCTGGAAACATCTCCCCCTCCAAAGAAGTCAAAATATAGTCAGAAAGAAAGGGAGACGGTCTCTCAGGCTGcatggcagaggaggaaggagcgCGAAGCACGGAAGAGGCAACaggagcaggaaaaagaaaggaagaaggctcTTGCCAATATGTTGAAAGCTCAGCGACCAGGGGAATGCCAGAAATACATAACGGTGGTGCTAGATCCAG TTCTCTTACAGGTAGAAGGTGGTGGACAGGTCCTCAGTGCTTTGCAGTCCGGGAATTATTCCTGTGTGATTGAgagtcagactgttccctgcagCATCACTTGGAGAAGAAGGGCTGTGTCATCTCAG ATTGAAGAAGAAAGTGGATGGACAGAAGAACCAAATGTTCTGGTTCTGCTTCGCTTGGAGGAGTTTTTGTCCATGGTTCACAACTACAAACAA GAAGTCCAGGGCTGCACAGAAGGACAGAAGGAGACATTACAGAGCTTTGTTGCTCGTGTGATAGAGAAAATGCCTGGGAAGATTCTAGCACTGGCAGTAGTTGAAGTAGAAAATTATTTCAG aTCTCTCAGAGCTCAGTCAAAAAAGAGACTGCAACAGGCAGTAGTGAATGGAGACCAAGCAGAGGAACAGGGAAAACGGCGAAAAAAGAAAGCTAAGGATTCTGGCCCAGATGTGTCCAGACTGGATGTGGAAGAC GCATTAGTGGATCTGCAGCTGCAAACGCAAGTCCAAGTCAGACTTGCTGAGAGCTGGGAGGAGCTTGGAGAGTTTGTCAGTATGTTCACTAAAGCAGTAGCTGAAGCACCATACAA GCGAGAGCGGGAAAAGACAGGATTCTCTTTCTACTTAGAGAATGAGTGGTGCAGAGGTGTGAAAGTGGATCCTTCTGGAAAGGGTCTCTTAGAAGTTTGGAAAAGGCAGATACAACAGTTTAATCGGGTCAGCTTGGAGATGGCTGAAGCCATTGTGTCTGCGTACCCTTCTCCTCAGCTTCTGGATCAG GCCTACTGTAAATGTTCCTCAGAGGAGGAGCGGGAAAACATGCTGGCTAATATCCTTGTGCGCCGTGGCGATGGTGTGACAGCCACCTCCCGGCGGATTGGACCAGAACTCTCCAGACGAGTCTACCTGCAGATGACTTCCCACGATCCTGATCTCTGTTTGGATTTCACTGAATAA